Within Salvia splendens isolate huo1 chromosome 21, SspV2, whole genome shotgun sequence, the genomic segment TACGTATATAAATGGATCGAAATTGAATAATCCGTATAAGAGAAACGATGTGCTCATCAAGAACGTGCAGAGGGACAGATGAAACGGCATGAATTCAACGCTTTTTGTTCTGATCACCAAATTCTGCCAAAAAAACCCATCAAGAAACTAGGCTCTGCTACAAATAAGTATCATTCAAGGAAGATTGAAGGCTTCACGTACGATTATAAACAACGGTGAAGCAAACATAGATACGAGGGCAGCACAGCTTAGAAAGCCAACGGTCAGATGGCGGACTTCAAAGTCGCTCATGAGCAAGCTTCCCACTGCAATAGCTGCAAACACTACGAAAACTGACAAAAGCAGCCCTAACATCCTCATCTGCAGGGAAATTCACATAACATGTTAAAAATTCGATAACCTATTGGCTGAAAACACGAAGACTGTCAAAGCGATAACCTTTCTATTCTTTTCAGCATGTACTATGAAGATAGCGATGTACACTAGCTGGAAAACTCCGCCAACTGAATTGACCGTTGTGACAAGCAAGTTGTCAGTCGAGATCATTGGCAAACCATACCAAGCAGTGATCAAGCAGTTCAAGAGAGCATAGATGTAAGGCAGCCCCGAGAACTGCTCTGTTGACTCGTTCCTAATAATTCTCCTAAACGTAGGCCTGCAGAAAATGATTGAAACAACCATAAACAAACTTGGCATTGCTGATTAAAAGTTGTCCTTCCGACATAGTTTCAAGCAAAACAATTCGAGTAAAACGGATGTCAGGAGCGGAAAAAACTCACACGGGAGATACAAATAGTCCAAAAGCAAAGATATTCCCTGCAGCACAGTCGAAGCAATTCATGAGAGTTCGGACCAAGTTTAGCAGAAGGGGACTACAAGTCTCAATCTTTTCCTTACCTCTATTGTTTCCTATCTTAGGTTCTTAAATAGAATTTGATCTTAGTTTGGATATTCTTATGCTTTAAAGCAAGTAGGCTGTATAAGGAGCTAGTGCTATCACTTTCTTTATCATTCATTCCCTTCCCTAAGCTATCAACCAAAAACAAAATGCTACAATTTGCATAAGAAAATGCAACAAAATA encodes:
- the LOC121783188 gene encoding bidirectional sugar transporter SWEET2-like; this encodes MDYLGSIQAYKDAAGIAGNIFAFGLFVSPVPTFRRIIRNESTEQFSGLPYIYALLNCLITAWYGLPMISTDNLLVTTVNSVGGVFQLVYIAIFIVHAEKNRKMRMLGLLLSVFVVFAAIAVGSLLMSDFEVRHLTVGFLSCAALVSMFASPLFIINLVIRTKSVEFMPFHLSLCTFLMSTSFLLYGLFNFDPFIYVPNGIGTVLATIQLCLFWYYTTPSTRDSTQPLIVSYSGSGA